The Humulus lupulus chromosome 4, drHumLupu1.1, whole genome shotgun sequence genome has a window encoding:
- the LOC133830743 gene encoding ADP,ATP carrier protein ER-ANT1 has protein sequence MAMAKTKQSEKFSVDFVIGGVAAVISKSAAAPIERVKLLLQNQGEMVKRGQLRRPYMGVGDCFQRVFREEGFFSFWRGNQASVIRYFPTQAFNFAFKGYFKSKFGRSKEKDGYLLWFAGNLASGSAAGATTSLFLYHLDYARTRLGTDAREHSVNGQRQFKGLIDVYSKTLSSDGMAGLYRGFGASIMGITLYRGMYFGIYDTMKPIILVGPLEGNFLASFFLGWSITTVSGVCAYPFDTLRRRMMLTSGQPSKYRNAMHAFREIVRLEGFTALYRGVTANMLLGVAGAGVLAGYDQLHQMAYRHGYCFEPRQTTLK, from the exons ATGGCAATGGCAAAGACGAAGCAATCTGAGAAGTTTTCTGTAGACTTCGTAATTGGAGGAGTTGCAGCAGTGATATCAAAGAGCGCAGCGGCACCCATTGAAAGGGTGAAGCTTTTGCTGCAAAATCAAGGGGAGATGGTCAAAAGAGGACAGCTGAGGAGACCGTACATGGGAGTTGGTGATTGCTTTCAAAGGGTTTTCAGAGAAGAAGGTTTTTTCTCTTTCTGGAGAGGAAACCAGGCCAGTGTCATACGATATTTCCCGACTCAG GCTTTCAACTTTGCATTCAAAGGTTACTTCAAAAGCAAATTTGGACGCTCCAAAGAAAAAGACGGATACTTACTGTGGTTCGCAGGAAATTTGGCTTCAGGAAGTGCTGCAGGAGCAACCACTTCTTTATTTCTATATCATTTAGATTATGCACGAACAAGACTAGGAACTGATGCAAGGGAGCATTCTGTTAATGGTCAGCGCCAGTTCAAAGGGTTAATTGATGTTTACAGTAAAACTTTGTCAAGTGACGGAATGGCAGGCCTGTATCGGGGATTTGGAGCTTCAATAATGGGGATTACACTGTACCGAGGCATGTACTTTGGAATATATGACACCATGAAGCCTATCATTTTGGTTGGGCCTTTAGAG GGGAATTTTCTAGCTAGTTTTTTCCTAGGTTGGAGTATTACAACAGTCTCTGGGGTGTGTGCATATCCCTTTGACACTCTTCGAAGAAGAATGATGTTAACCTCTGGACAACCCTCCAAGTATCGCAATGCGATGCATGCTTTCCGTGAGATAGTTCGCCTTGAAGGTTTCACAGCACTGTATCGAGGAGTCACCGCAAATATGCTTCTTGGTGTTGCTGGTGCTGGAGTTCTTGCAGGATATGATCAGCTACACCAGATGGCATATAGACATGGTTACTGTTTTGAGCCACGGCAAACAACTTTGAAGTGA